Proteins encoded together in one Chelonoidis abingdonii isolate Lonesome George chromosome 1, CheloAbing_2.0, whole genome shotgun sequence window:
- the EIF3D gene encoding eukaryotic translation initiation factor 3 subunit D isoform X2 — protein sequence MAKFMTPVIQDNPSGWGPCAVPEQFKDMPYQPFSKGDRLGKVADWTGATYQDKRYTNKYSSQFGGGSQYAYFHEEDETSFQLVDTARTQKTAYQRNRMRFAQRNLRRDKDRRNMLQFNMQTLPKSAKQKERDRLRLQKKFQKQFGVRQKWDQKSQKPRDSSVEVRSDWEVKEEMDFPRLMKMRYLEVSEPQDIECCGALEYYDKAFDRITTRNEKSLRSIKRIFHTVTTTDDPVIRKLAKTQGNVFATDAILATLMSCTRSVYSWDIIVQRVGSKLFFDKRDNSDFDLLTVSETANEPPQDEGNSFNSPRNLAMEATYINHNFSQQCLRMGKEKYTFPNPNPFVEDDMDKNEVASVAYRYRRWKLGDDIDLIVRCEHDGVMTGAGGEVSFINIKTLNEWDSRHCNGVDWRQKLDSQRGAVIATELKNNSYKLARWTCCALLAGSEYLKLGYVSRYHVKDSARHVILGTQQFKPNEFASQINLSMENAWGILRCVIDVCMKLDEGKYLILKDPNKQVIRVYSLPDGTFSSDEEDDDEEEEEEEEEEES from the exons ATGGCTAAATTCATGACACCCGTGATCCAGGACAACCCCTCAGGCTGGGGTCCATGTGCTGTTCCAGAGCAGTTCAAAGATATGCCATATCAGCCCTTCAGCAAAGGAGATCGTCTGGGAAAG GTTGCAGACTGGACAGGTGCCACTTATCAGGACAAGAGATACACGA ATAAGTACTCATCACAGTTTGGTGGGGGAAGCCAGTATGCTTATTTTCATGAGGAGGATGAGACCAGCTTCCAGCTTGTGGATACAGCACGTACACAGAAGACGGCATACCAAAGGAATCGTATGAGATTTGCACAG AGGAACCTTCGGCGAGACAAGGACCGCCGGAACATGCTTCAGTTCAACATGCAGACCCTGCCTAAGAGCGCCAAACAGAAGGAGAG AGACCGTCTACGTCTACAAAAGAAATTTCAGAAGCAGTTTGGGGTGAGGCAGAAATGGGACCAAAAATCACAG AAGCCTCGTGATTCTTCTGTTGAAGTTCGCAGTGActgggaggtgaaggaggagatggATTTCCCTCGGCTGATGAAAATGCGCTATCTGGAGGTGTCAGAGCCACAGGACAT AGAGTGCTGTGGCGCCTTGGAATATTATGACAAAGCCTTTGACCGCATTACCACAAGGAATGAAAAGTCCCTGCGGAGCATCAAGCGCATCTTTCACACTGTTACCACTACTGATGATCCAGTCATTCGCAAG CTGGCGAAGACCCAGGGGAATGTGTTTGCCACAGACGCCATCCTGGCCACACTGATGAGCTGTACTCGGTCTGTGTATTCCTGGGACATCATTGTCCAGAGAGTTGGATCCAAGCTCTTCTTTGACAAGAGGGACAATTCTGACTTTG ACTTGCTGACAGTGAGTGAAACTGCTAACGAACCACCACAGGACGAGGGCAACTCCTTTAATTCACCTCGCAACCTGGCCATGGAAGCAACCTACATCAACCACAACTTCTCCCAGCAGTGTCTGAGAATG gggaaagaaaaatacaCGTTTCCCAACCCAAACCCATTTGTGGAGGATGACATGGATAAGAACGAAGTGGCTTCTGTTGCATACCG GTACCGAAGATGGAAGCTGGGAGATGACATAGACCTGATTGTCCGCTGTGAACACGACGGAGTGATGACAGGAGCTGGCGGAGAAGTGTCATTCATCAACATCAAAACACTGAACGAATGGGATTCCAGG CATTGCAATGGAGTAGACTGGCGTCAAAAGCTAGATTCTCAGAGAGGAGCTGTGATTGCCACCGAgctgaaaaacaacagttacaaattAGCCCGCTGGACGTGTTGTGCGCTGCTGGCTGGATCGGAGTATCTTAAACTTGG GTATGTGTCCCGTTACCACGTAAAGGACTCTGCACGCCACGTGATCTTGGGCACACAGCAGTTCAAGCCTAATGAGTTCGCCAGCCAGATTAACCTGAGTATGGAGAACGCATGGGGCATCCTGCGCTGCGTCATTGACGTCTGCATGAAACTGGATGAGGGCAAATACCTCATCCTCAAAGACCCCAACAAGCAAGTGATTCGTGTTTACAGTCTCCCTGATGGCACCTTCAGCTCCGATGAGGAggatgatgatgaagaggaggaggaggaggaggaag agGAAGAGAGCTAA
- the EIF3D gene encoding eukaryotic translation initiation factor 3 subunit D isoform X1: protein MAKFMTPVIQDNPSGWGPCAVPEQFKDMPYQPFSKGDRLGKVADWTGATYQDKRYTNKYSSQFGGGSQYAYFHEEDETSFQLVDTARTQKTAYQRNRMRFAQRNLRRDKDRRNMLQFNMQTLPKSAKQKERDRLRLQKKFQKQFGVRQKWDQKSQQKPRDSSVEVRSDWEVKEEMDFPRLMKMRYLEVSEPQDIECCGALEYYDKAFDRITTRNEKSLRSIKRIFHTVTTTDDPVIRKLAKTQGNVFATDAILATLMSCTRSVYSWDIIVQRVGSKLFFDKRDNSDFDLLTVSETANEPPQDEGNSFNSPRNLAMEATYINHNFSQQCLRMGKEKYTFPNPNPFVEDDMDKNEVASVAYRYRRWKLGDDIDLIVRCEHDGVMTGAGGEVSFINIKTLNEWDSRHCNGVDWRQKLDSQRGAVIATELKNNSYKLARWTCCALLAGSEYLKLGYVSRYHVKDSARHVILGTQQFKPNEFASQINLSMENAWGILRCVIDVCMKLDEGKYLILKDPNKQVIRVYSLPDGTFSSDEEDDDEEEEEEEEEEES from the exons ATGGCTAAATTCATGACACCCGTGATCCAGGACAACCCCTCAGGCTGGGGTCCATGTGCTGTTCCAGAGCAGTTCAAAGATATGCCATATCAGCCCTTCAGCAAAGGAGATCGTCTGGGAAAG GTTGCAGACTGGACAGGTGCCACTTATCAGGACAAGAGATACACGA ATAAGTACTCATCACAGTTTGGTGGGGGAAGCCAGTATGCTTATTTTCATGAGGAGGATGAGACCAGCTTCCAGCTTGTGGATACAGCACGTACACAGAAGACGGCATACCAAAGGAATCGTATGAGATTTGCACAG AGGAACCTTCGGCGAGACAAGGACCGCCGGAACATGCTTCAGTTCAACATGCAGACCCTGCCTAAGAGCGCCAAACAGAAGGAGAG AGACCGTCTACGTCTACAAAAGAAATTTCAGAAGCAGTTTGGGGTGAGGCAGAAATGGGACCAAAAATCACAG CAGAAGCCTCGTGATTCTTCTGTTGAAGTTCGCAGTGActgggaggtgaaggaggagatggATTTCCCTCGGCTGATGAAAATGCGCTATCTGGAGGTGTCAGAGCCACAGGACAT AGAGTGCTGTGGCGCCTTGGAATATTATGACAAAGCCTTTGACCGCATTACCACAAGGAATGAAAAGTCCCTGCGGAGCATCAAGCGCATCTTTCACACTGTTACCACTACTGATGATCCAGTCATTCGCAAG CTGGCGAAGACCCAGGGGAATGTGTTTGCCACAGACGCCATCCTGGCCACACTGATGAGCTGTACTCGGTCTGTGTATTCCTGGGACATCATTGTCCAGAGAGTTGGATCCAAGCTCTTCTTTGACAAGAGGGACAATTCTGACTTTG ACTTGCTGACAGTGAGTGAAACTGCTAACGAACCACCACAGGACGAGGGCAACTCCTTTAATTCACCTCGCAACCTGGCCATGGAAGCAACCTACATCAACCACAACTTCTCCCAGCAGTGTCTGAGAATG gggaaagaaaaatacaCGTTTCCCAACCCAAACCCATTTGTGGAGGATGACATGGATAAGAACGAAGTGGCTTCTGTTGCATACCG GTACCGAAGATGGAAGCTGGGAGATGACATAGACCTGATTGTCCGCTGTGAACACGACGGAGTGATGACAGGAGCTGGCGGAGAAGTGTCATTCATCAACATCAAAACACTGAACGAATGGGATTCCAGG CATTGCAATGGAGTAGACTGGCGTCAAAAGCTAGATTCTCAGAGAGGAGCTGTGATTGCCACCGAgctgaaaaacaacagttacaaattAGCCCGCTGGACGTGTTGTGCGCTGCTGGCTGGATCGGAGTATCTTAAACTTGG GTATGTGTCCCGTTACCACGTAAAGGACTCTGCACGCCACGTGATCTTGGGCACACAGCAGTTCAAGCCTAATGAGTTCGCCAGCCAGATTAACCTGAGTATGGAGAACGCATGGGGCATCCTGCGCTGCGTCATTGACGTCTGCATGAAACTGGATGAGGGCAAATACCTCATCCTCAAAGACCCCAACAAGCAAGTGATTCGTGTTTACAGTCTCCCTGATGGCACCTTCAGCTCCGATGAGGAggatgatgatgaagaggaggaggaggaggaggaag agGAAGAGAGCTAA